In Sardina pilchardus chromosome 8, fSarPil1.1, whole genome shotgun sequence, a genomic segment contains:
- the LOC134089706 gene encoding uncharacterized protein LOC134089706, whose translation MSLTIKNLSVTYDEINEDNVFSRGDCISGHVRLEVAKETKINSFKIKARGKARVCWSEQFGYYTHSYISYEHYFKSVQYFIQEKDGEGKWAKGITISNISATVYPGFACCTVALSLYMLATGSISLLLSPEQDDIPLLTDQAGQLYSDTIAPGCHIFPFTFQLPQEEMPPSFKGVHCKIVYFLEAKLTRSMRIPSKARTEFSLVPKLDPDYRSVQCIQEDFTEKKLKFFNNGSVSMNICIDNMDYHLGEGITITGLIENNSSRPIRPKFLLYQKQSCFAENERKVNTREILKEEGDIIEPSTSINLTKVLTLPTNISTSILNSKILKVEHRLTVYLDVKYAMDPEIKFEVELLPPRQVRGWRPPFEDGESNSCGEGQEEAYTVSFSECPPPYSDCEMYATSFETPVYCTGLEELRNMPFLSVPPLSPLLHFLVDGKLWLWFPVSSVICIAGIVNAQLCNFSRAPADVLRPWTFVLKTEVKTGTAVLLILKMSPIKSLKVTYDAINENNTFSSGDFISGRVTLEVEKETEIKSFLIKAKGKASVLWTHQVGTITMVFYDKETLFKSEHFFIDEKKDEESDVVHPGCHVYPFSFQIPPQDMPSSFKGGAGKVVYFLEAKVTRSMQLSTKDKTDFTFLSKTDIPVPDMEEPQVGSADKHLRFFNSGNLSVNATIDGMKYYPGGELKIMAEIQNNSSRAITPKYCLYQKQSFFALKSSRVHHAEVVKEEGEPIEPSTNKNVIVSLSIPSDTIPSILSNCKVLKVEYKLKVYLDIKYSRDPAIKFPLVIALAPQITDGATTLEAKSEAKSEAKSEATSEEKSEATSEVLEGAERPPPYNSLYPTLPNPSGSS comes from the exons ATGTCTCTCACTATTAAGAACCTTTCGGTAACATATGATGAAATCAACGAGGACAATGTGTTCAGCCGTGGGGATTGCATTTCTGGCCACGTTCGTTTAGAAGTTGCAAAGGAAACGAAAATCAACTCCTTCAAGATAAAAGCTAGAGGGAAAGCGCGTGTTTGTTGGTCGGAGCAGTTTGGATATTATACCCATTCCTACATTAGCTATGAGCATTATTTCAAGTCAGTCCAGTACTTTATTCAAGAGAAGGACGGCGAGGGTAAGTGGGCTAAGGGCATTACAATCAGTAACATATCGGCTACTGTTTACCCTGGGTTTGCATGTTGTACAGTAGCTCTTTCTCTTTACATGCTG GCTACTGGTTCAATAtcactcttactctctccaGAGCAAGATGACATTCCACTGCTGACAGACCAAGCTGGGCAACTCT aTTCTGATACAATTGCACCAGGATGTCATATATTTCCCTTTACCTTCCAACTACCTCAAGA AGAAATGCCTCCATCTTTCAAAGGAGTGCATTGCAAGATTGTTTATTTTCTGGAGGCAAAGCTGACTAGATCCATGCGAATTCCAAGCAAAGCCAGAACAGAGTTCTCCCTTGTCCCAAAACTGGACCCTGACTACCGATCCGTGCAG TGTATTCAGGAggatttcacagagaagaaacTGAAATTCTTCAACAATGGCAGTGTGTCTATGAATATATGTATAGACAACATGGACTATCATTTAG GAGAGGGGATAACCATCACAGGACTGATTGAAAACAACTCATCCCGCCCAATCAGGCCTAAATTCCTCCTGTACCAGAAACAGAGTTGTTttgcagagaatgagagaaaggtcAACACTCGAGAAATCCTGAAGGAAGAAGGGGATATCATTGAGCCATCCACTTCTATTAATTTGACCAAAGTGCTGACCCTCCCGACTAACATCTCTACATCTATTCTCAACAGTAAAATCCTCAAAGTCGAGCACAGACTTACA GTGTATCTTGATGTCAAATATGCCATGGACCCAGAAATTAAGTTTGAGGTAGAACTCCTTCCTCCACGACAAGTCCGGGGGTGGAGGCCTCCATTTGAGGATGGTGAGAGCAACTCCTGTGGTGAGGGCCAAGAGGAGGCGTACACGGTATCTTTCTCAGAGTGTCCTCCCCCATACTCCGACTGTGAGATGTACGCCACCTCTTTTGAAACACCAGTGTA TTGCACAG GCTTGGAGGAACTCCGTAACATGCCTTTTCTGTCTGTGCCGCCTCTTTCACCACTGCTCCATTTCCTTGTAGATGGTAAATTGTGGCTCTG GTTCCCGGTCAGCTCTGTGATCTGCATTGCTGGGATTGTTAATGCTCAG cTGTGCAACTTCAGCCGTGCCCCAGCCGATGTCCTCCGCCCCTGGACCTTTGTGCTGAAGACTGAAGTCAAGACGGGCACTGCTGTTTTGCTTATTCTT AAAATGAGTCCGATTAAGAGCTTGAAAGTTACATACGACGCAATTAACGAGAACAATACTTTCAGTAGTGGTGACTTCATTTCTGGGCGCGTTACACTTGAAGTTGAGAAGGAAACGGAGATCAAGTCTTTTTTAATTAAAGCAAAAGGTAAAGCAAGTGTCCTATGGACCCATCAAGTCGGCACGATTACTATGGTTTTCTACGACAAAGAAACCCTTTTCAAATCGGAACATTTCTTTATAGATGAGAAGAAAGATGAAG AATCCGATGTTGTTCATCCAGGATGCCATGTGTACCCATTCTCTTTTCAAATACCCCCACA gGACATGCCATCATCCTTCAAAGGTGGAGCTGGAAAAGTGGTTTACTTCTTAGAGGCAAAAGTGACCAGGTCCATGCAGCTGTCTACCAAAGACAAAACTGACTTCACTTTTTTGTCCAAGACAGATATTCCTGTTCCAGACATGGAG GAGCCTCAGGTTGGGTCAGCAGACAAGCACTTGAGGTTTTTTAACTCTGGAAATCTCTCAGTTAATGCAACTATTGATGGCATGAAATATTACCCGG GAGGTGAATTGAAGATTATGGCAGAGATTCAGAACAACTCTTCTCGTGCCATTACGCCCAAATATTGCCTATACCAGAAACAAAGTTTCTTTGCACTGAAATCGAGTCGAGTTCACCATGCAGAGGTTGTCAAAGAGGAAGGAGAGCCAATTGAACCAtcaacaaataaaaatgtgatcGTATCACTAAGTATTCCATCAGATACCATCCCCTCCATTCTCTCCAACTGCAAGGTCCTCAAAGTGGAATACAAGCTCAAG GTCTATCTGGATATCAAGTACTCCAGAGATCCAGCGATCAAGTTTCCATTGGTCATCGCTCTTGCCCCACAAATAACAGATGGAGCAACCACATTAGAGGCCAAATCAGAGGCCAAATCAGAGGCCAAATCAGAGGCCACATCGGAGGAAAAATCAGAGGCCACATCAGAGGTCTTGGAAGGAGCAGAGCGACCTCCTCCATATAACAGTCTATATCCAACCCTACCCAACCCATCAGGGAGTTCTTAA
- the LOC134088995 gene encoding arrestin domain-containing protein 2-like, whose protein sequence is MSGIKSLSVTYDAINETNTFCSGDYISGRVTLEVEKEITINSFLVKAKGRASVLWTQQCGQAVIVFHDKETLFKSEHFFIHEKKHKENDGFSLLQDQSEMYSDVVLPGCHVYPFSFQIPHQDMPSSFKGGAGKVVYFLEAKVNRSMRMSTKDKTDFTFLSKTDVHVPDMKESQFGTAGKKLRFLNSGNVSVNVNIDGMKYYQGGELKIMSEIQNNSSRAITPKYCLYQKQSFFAMKSRRVHTKDILKEKGEPIEPSTNQIVSKTLSIPSDVIPSILSNCKVLSVEYRLKVYLDIKYSKDPEMKFPLVITAAPQNTDGAATSEAWARAEPPPLYNAYSLYPTLPDPSGSSCA, encoded by the exons ATGAGTGGGATTAAGAGCTTGTCCGTAACATACGACGCAATTAACGAGACGAATACTTTCTGTAGTGGTGACTATATTTCTGGGCGTGTTACTCTTGAAGTTGAGAAGGAAATTACGATCAATTCTTTTTTAGTTAAAGCAAAAGGTAGAGCAAGTGTCTTGTGGACTCAACAGTGTGGACAAGCTGTTATTGTCTTCCACGACAAAGAAACCCTCTTCAAGTCGGAACATTTCTTCATACATGAGAAGAAACATAAAG AAAACGATGGATTTTCACTTCTGCAAGACCAATCAGAGATGT ATTCTGACGTTGTTCTTCCAGGATGCCATGTGTATCCATTCTCTTTTCAAATACCTCATCA GGACATGCCATCATCCTTTAAAGGTGGAGCTGGAAAAGTGGTCTACTTCTTAGAGGCAAAAGTGAACAGGTCCATGCGGATGTCTACCAAAGACAAAACTGACTTCACTTTTTTGTCTAAGACAGATGTGCATGTTCCAGATATGAAA GAGTCTCAGTTTGGGACTGCAGGCAAGAAGTTAAGGTTTCTTAACTCTGGAAATGTCTCTGTTAATGTAAACATTGATGGCATGAAATATTACCAAG GAGGTGAACTGAAGATTATGTCAGAAATTCAGAACAACTCCTCTCGTGCCATTACGCCCAAATATTGCCTATACCAGAAACAAAGTTTCTTTGCAATGAAATCGAGACGGGTACACACTAAAGACATCctcaaagagaaaggagagccaATTGAGCCATCAACAAATCAAATCGTCAGCAAAACACTAAGTATCCCGTCCGATGTCATTCCCTCAATCCTCTCCAACTGCAAGGTCCTTAGTGTGGAATACAGACTCAAG GTCTATCTGGATATCAAGTACTCCAAAGATCCAGAGATGAAGTTTCCATTGGTCATCACTGCTGCCCCACAGAACACAGATGGAGCAGCGACATCAGAGGCCTGGGCAAGAGCAGAGCCACCTCCCCTCTACAATGCTTACAGTCTATACCCAACCCTACCCGACCCATCAGGGAGTTCATGTGCATAA